The Terriglobia bacterium genome contains a region encoding:
- a CDS encoding DUF6364 family protein — MNKQKLTLTVDDRLIEPMKIMAVKLKRSLSDITEELYREFLKREGKPKR; from the coding sequence ATGAACAAACAAAAACTTACCCTAACCGTGGATGATCGCCTGATAGAGCCCATGAAGATCATGGCCGTGAAGCTCAAGCGCAGCCTGAGCGATATCACGGAGGAACTCTATCGGGAATTTCTGAAGCGCGAAGGAAAACCGAAACGATAA
- a CDS encoding DUF4785 family protein gives MARPSLHKVTPAAEAKPQQTSFEAEWLEKIGHRLEFLGDLMYDRQDELGTSDLSVGIESLVSYFSHEILRGAELLKQKGGAA, from the coding sequence ATGGCTAGACCCAGTTTACACAAAGTCACACCCGCAGCAGAAGCAAAACCGCAGCAGACCTCGTTTGAAGCCGAATGGCTCGAAAAGATCGGCCATCGCCTGGAATTCCTGGGCGACCTGATGTATGACCGGCAAGACGAACTCGGCACCAGCGACCTGAGCGTCGGCATTGAATCCCTGGTTTCGTACTTCAGCCACGAAATTCTGCGTGGCGCCGAATTGCTCAAGCAGAAGGGCGGCGCGGCATGA
- a CDS encoding site-specific integrase, which produces MGVKVREKVKGSGVWWVFVNHDGERSSTQVGSLKAANRTKEDFEHRVALGLELFPERKPAPTVPTFEKYYEKFERTYLSASCRESTVDRYDQDFRLHLKPKLGAVPLNEIAREQIKELIADMMAKGLSRNSIRNTMATLRVTLNQAIEDELIISNPATKLSKFFKQAKAKRKFDFLTAEEVPPLLRAARDRDARRKSDAPEYFPLFLCAIHTGMREGELAGLQWADIDWNGRFILVERSVADGKVSPTKTDKARRVDMSDDLIEELSGYRRRRLEAAMRDGRNELPEWVFSSSRGTALDVRNVSKREFPRCLAKAKLRRIRFHDLRHTFASLLIQNGESLAYVKEQLGHSSIKITVDVYGHLVPGANRQAVCKLPSLNGSKAKEETTRTEPESAPQAHPAKLAAVSDTPDRT; this is translated from the coding sequence ATGGGAGTCAAAGTCAGAGAGAAGGTGAAAGGATCGGGCGTGTGGTGGGTGTTCGTCAACCACGACGGCGAGCGCTCCTCGACCCAGGTCGGAAGCTTGAAGGCCGCGAACCGGACCAAGGAAGACTTCGAGCACAGGGTTGCCCTCGGGCTGGAGCTATTCCCGGAGCGGAAGCCGGCGCCCACGGTTCCGACCTTCGAGAAATACTACGAAAAGTTTGAGCGCACTTACTTGAGCGCGTCCTGCCGGGAATCGACGGTTGACAGATACGACCAGGATTTCAGGCTACACCTCAAGCCAAAGCTCGGAGCCGTACCGCTCAACGAAATCGCGCGCGAGCAAATCAAGGAACTCATTGCCGACATGATGGCGAAAGGGCTGTCGCGAAACTCGATCCGGAACACGATGGCGACTCTTCGCGTGACGCTGAATCAGGCGATCGAGGACGAACTCATAATAAGCAACCCCGCAACGAAGCTCAGCAAGTTCTTCAAGCAGGCAAAGGCGAAACGCAAGTTTGACTTTCTGACAGCGGAAGAGGTACCGCCGTTGCTTCGGGCAGCCAGGGACAGGGACGCCAGACGGAAAAGCGACGCTCCGGAATACTTTCCCCTGTTTCTCTGCGCGATCCATACGGGGATGCGCGAGGGCGAGCTCGCCGGCCTGCAGTGGGCCGATATCGACTGGAACGGCCGTTTCATCCTGGTCGAGCGCAGCGTGGCGGATGGGAAGGTAAGTCCCACCAAGACGGACAAGGCCCGGCGCGTCGACATGTCCGATGATCTCATTGAGGAACTGTCCGGATACCGCCGGCGCCGGCTTGAGGCCGCGATGAGGGACGGCAGGAACGAATTGCCGGAATGGGTCTTTTCCTCCAGCCGGGGGACGGCGCTCGATGTTCGCAACGTCTCGAAACGGGAGTTTCCGAGGTGCCTTGCAAAAGCAAAGCTGCGCCGGATTCGCTTCCATGACCTGCGCCATACCTTCGCCTCGTTGCTGATCCAGAACGGCGAATCCCTGGCCTACGTGAAGGAACAACTCGGGCACTCCAGCATCAAGATCACGGTCGACGTCTACGGCCACCTGGTTCCCGGGGCGAACCGGCAGGCGGTCTGCAAACTGCCATCTTTGAACGGATCGAAGGCGAAGGAAGAAACTACCCGAACGGAGCCTGAATCCGCACCCCAGGCGCACCCTGCGAAGTTGGCGGCTGTAAGTGATACGCCCGACAGGACTTGA
- a CDS encoding carboxypeptidase-like regulatory domain-containing protein, whose product MPAYGRERRPLHWIWLLAILILAVLLFLSYRQGLFTGSRGTREKSGTEPLQPASKSVAEGPSTAALQPQDSTLGQQAAPASPASDTWYTSVAFKGVVLNETNRTPVDGATVRIFAYSSPSSVVDKTTSAGGKFEIVAPPAYRYGVKAEADGFRSYQEDSFVITRPYYDLEILLTPTLLLRGRVVDSLNAGVGDALVQLRREDDRTPAFLSVTTDQQGVFTFTEVPRYGRLRAEAYHPAFDSLGAVAVTLPAESDVVIRMTATRITGSLAGIVTDTVRKPVAAARISLFDPNQGRLLSTVQTDTQGLYRFARMREGNYLVRCAADGFVDARTNQGIAAISANREARLDFSLEPGLQIRGVVVNQKEEPVVQAQVMCSPGSMQRGRQAGDPGAGRMAIMMRDMVGDPQRGRGLEIATTDSEGRFQISGLTDTQYQVTVSHRDYQSLLTRVRPSNEPQKLVMDAGLSLRGTVSDVRGAAVERFTLTFQSTAGRSEKSYSFTTTDGHFEIRGLARDTYQVSLQTSGRGRFSGTLDLSASTEVFVVLDPANGGRGRSPLNFLKAR is encoded by the coding sequence GTGCCTGCTTATGGCCGGGAAAGAAGACCTCTTCATTGGATCTGGCTGCTGGCCATCCTGATTCTGGCAGTCCTGTTGTTTCTCTCCTATCGACAGGGGCTCTTCACGGGCAGCCGCGGGACCCGAGAAAAGAGCGGCACTGAGCCGCTTCAGCCGGCCTCGAAATCCGTTGCTGAAGGCCCGTCCACTGCGGCTTTGCAGCCTCAGGATTCCACGCTGGGGCAACAGGCCGCCCCCGCTTCCCCGGCATCGGATACCTGGTATACGTCCGTTGCATTCAAGGGGGTCGTGCTGAACGAAACGAACCGCACCCCCGTCGACGGCGCCACGGTTCGCATATTCGCATATTCATCCCCGTCGTCCGTGGTTGATAAGACTACCAGTGCCGGCGGAAAATTCGAAATCGTCGCGCCTCCCGCGTATCGTTATGGAGTGAAAGCCGAGGCCGATGGATTCAGATCCTACCAGGAAGATTCGTTCGTGATCACTCGTCCCTACTACGATCTGGAAATCCTGCTCACGCCGACTCTGCTGCTGCGCGGGCGCGTAGTAGACAGCCTTAATGCTGGAGTCGGCGATGCGCTGGTGCAGCTGCGGCGGGAAGACGACCGAACCCCGGCATTTCTCTCGGTGACCACGGACCAACAGGGCGTTTTTACCTTTACCGAGGTCCCGCGTTATGGGCGTTTGCGGGCCGAAGCCTATCATCCGGCGTTTGACTCGCTGGGCGCGGTAGCCGTCACTCTTCCCGCCGAGAGTGACGTGGTCATTCGAATGACGGCGACCCGAATCACGGGATCCCTCGCGGGCATTGTGACCGACACCGTGCGCAAGCCTGTCGCCGCGGCCAGGATTTCACTCTTCGATCCCAACCAAGGCAGGTTATTGTCTACGGTCCAGACCGACACGCAGGGGCTGTACAGATTCGCCAGAATGCGCGAAGGAAACTACCTCGTGAGGTGCGCGGCGGACGGCTTCGTCGATGCCCGCACCAATCAAGGGATCGCCGCCATCTCAGCCAACAGAGAGGCGCGGCTCGACTTCAGCCTGGAGCCGGGACTGCAGATCCGGGGAGTTGTCGTCAATCAGAAGGAGGAGCCTGTCGTCCAGGCACAGGTGATGTGCTCTCCGGGCAGCATGCAAAGGGGCCGCCAGGCAGGCGACCCCGGCGCCGGTCGCATGGCGATCATGATGAGAGACATGGTCGGTGACCCACAAAGGGGCCGCGGCCTGGAGATCGCCACTACAGACAGCGAGGGACGTTTCCAGATCTCAGGCCTGACCGACACTCAATACCAGGTCACCGTGAGCCACCGGGACTATCAGTCTCTCCTCACGCGCGTCCGACCCTCCAATGAGCCCCAGAAGCTGGTCATGGACGCCGGGCTATCCCTGCGCGGCACCGTGAGCGACGTTCGAGGCGCCGCGGTCGAAAGGTTCACCCTGACTTTCCAGTCGACCGCAGGCAGAAGCGAAAAATCCTACTCATTTACGACCACCGACGGACATTTCGAAATCCGCGGCCTCGCCCGCGACACTTATCAAGTCAGCCTGCAGACATCCGGACGCGGGCGGTTCTCGGGAACCCTCGACCTTTCCGCTTCCACCGAGGTCTTTGTCGTCCTGGATCCCGCGAACGGCGGCAGAGGCCGGAGTCCCTTGAACTTCCTCAAGGCCAGGTAA